From a region of the Calliphora vicina chromosome 4, idCalVici1.1, whole genome shotgun sequence genome:
- the LOC135957475 gene encoding farnesol dehydrogenase-like has translation MERWQNRVAVVTGASSGIGAAITKDLIAAGLIVVGLARRKERVDEIRASLPAKLQSRLHPIKCDVSDMQSVNEAFDLIENKLGTVEILINNAGTYKSGQVLTLDIETLQQTLQTNVMGIVYCTRRAFQSMQKANVNHGHVILINSVVGHSIFNPPPGATTTFNIYPPTKYAVTGLTEILRQEFRDLKTKIKITSVSPGLVDTEIVPDSYKKMQMLKAEDISAGVMYCLSTPPHVQVHELTIKPVGEAF, from the exons ATGGAACGTTGGCAAAATCGCGTAGCTGTCGTCACCGGCGCCAGTTCGGGCATTGGCGCTGCCATTACAAAAGATTTGATTGCAGCTGGCCTCATTGTGGTAGGTCTGGCGCGTCGCAAAGAACGTGTTGATGAAATTCGTGCCTCCCTGCCGGCCAAACTACAAAGCCGTTTACATCCCATTAAATGTGATGTCTCTGATATGCAGTCGGTTAACGAAGCCTTcgatttgattgaaaataaattgggCACTGTGGAGATCTTGATTAATAACGCTGGCACCTACAAATCCGGCCAGGTGCTAACCCTGGATATTGAAACATTGCAGCAAACTCTGCAGACAAATGTCATGGGTATTGTCTATTGTACACGTCGTGCATTCCAATCAATGCAAAAGGCCAATGTTAATCATGGTCATGTCATATTGATAAACAGTGTTGTGGGTCATAGTATTTTCAATCCACCGCCCGGTGCTACCACCACCTTCAATATATATCCTCCCACCAAGTATGCTGTGACAGGATTAACGGAAATTTTACGTCAAGAATTTCGTGATttgaaaacgaaaataaaaataacg AGTGTTAGTCCTGGTCTAGTGGACACGGAAATTGTACCGGACAGTTACAAGAAAATGCAAATGCTTAAGGCCGAAGATATTTCAGCTGGTGTCATGTATTGTCTCTCTACGCCACCGCATGTTCAAGTGCATGAGTTGACCATTAAGCCAGTGGGTGaagcattttaa